The following proteins are co-located in the Flammeovirga kamogawensis genome:
- a CDS encoding DUF4301 family protein → METIEMSITTKFLPEDIALMERKGINIETVEKQLNYFKKGFEYANIIRPATIGDGIIKLSDEEINDFVDKYDESIKGNSLVKFVPASGAATRMFKALLEFKNDLEAKDTFAEPDLEKSKGLVADFFNNIIHFPLYTEIYSEVAQKLGNLDVLVANKEYKSILEATFSSDRLHLANRPKGLIGFHKYNGEVRTPVQEHMIEGANYAKDENGVVNLHFTVSPEHYDQFVELTNVYKEVYSKRYDAKFEISFSTQLPSTDTIAATAQNEPFRKEEDGELLFRPGGHGALLENLNNIDADIVFVKNIDNVTSDRLKEDTYKYKKALASILVDTQSKIFSFLRRYNEGERSEELTHEVIEFCMKRLGWSLGEELNGLTQDEMESYFFDKLNRPIRVCGMVKNEGEPGGGPFWLKDGNHRSLQIVESAQINFANPVRREIANAATHFNPVDLVCGLKDYKGDKFDLMQYRNENAGFITHKSRDGQEIQAIELPGLWNGSMAYWTTLFVEVPVSTFTPVKTVNDLLRPEHR, encoded by the coding sequence TTGGAAACAATAGAAATGTCAATAACAACAAAGTTTTTACCAGAGGATATTGCGTTAATGGAACGTAAAGGAATCAATATTGAAACTGTAGAAAAACAATTAAACTACTTCAAGAAAGGATTTGAATATGCCAATATTATAAGACCTGCTACAATTGGAGATGGAATAATTAAATTATCTGATGAAGAAATAAATGATTTTGTTGATAAATACGATGAGTCAATTAAAGGAAATTCTTTAGTTAAATTTGTTCCTGCATCAGGTGCAGCAACACGTATGTTTAAGGCTTTACTCGAATTTAAGAATGATTTAGAGGCTAAAGATACTTTTGCAGAACCCGACCTTGAGAAAAGTAAAGGTCTAGTTGCAGACTTTTTTAATAATATCATTCATTTTCCATTATACACAGAAATTTACTCTGAGGTAGCTCAGAAATTAGGAAATTTAGATGTACTTGTCGCTAATAAAGAATATAAAAGCATTTTAGAAGCAACGTTCTCAAGTGATAGATTACATCTAGCAAATAGGCCTAAAGGTTTAATCGGATTCCATAAATACAATGGTGAAGTTCGTACTCCTGTTCAAGAACATATGATTGAAGGGGCAAACTATGCGAAAGATGAAAATGGCGTAGTTAATCTTCATTTTACGGTTTCTCCTGAACATTATGATCAATTTGTAGAATTGACAAATGTCTACAAAGAGGTTTATAGTAAAAGGTATGATGCAAAATTTGAAATTTCATTTTCAACGCAGCTACCTTCTACTGATACTATTGCAGCAACTGCTCAAAATGAGCCTTTTAGAAAAGAAGAAGATGGAGAGTTGCTATTTAGACCTGGTGGGCATGGTGCTTTATTAGAAAACTTAAATAATATAGATGCTGATATTGTCTTTGTTAAAAACATAGATAATGTTACTTCCGATAGGCTAAAAGAAGATACTTATAAATACAAAAAAGCTTTAGCTAGTATTTTAGTAGATACACAATCTAAGATATTCTCATTTTTAAGAAGATATAATGAAGGTGAGAGAAGTGAAGAATTAACTCATGAAGTAATTGAATTTTGTATGAAACGTTTAGGTTGGAGCTTAGGTGAAGAACTAAATGGATTGACACAAGATGAGATGGAGTCTTATTTCTTTGATAAATTGAACAGACCAATTAGAGTTTGTGGAATGGTTAAGAATGAAGGAGAGCCTGGTGGTGGCCCATTCTGGTTGAAAGATGGAAACCATAGATCTTTACAAATTGTAGAAAGTGCTCAAATTAATTTTGCAAACCCTGTTCGTAGAGAAATTGCTAATGCTGCAACACACTTTAATCCTGTGGACTTAGTATGTGGGTTAAAAGATTATAAAGGTGATAAATTTGATTTAATGCAGTATCGTAATGAGAATGCTGGATTCATCACTCATAAATCTAGAGATGGACAAGAGATCCAAGCAATTGAACTTCCTGGTTTATGGAATGGTTCTATGGCATATTGGACAACATTATTTGTAGAAGTTCCAGTATCTACATTTACTCCTGTTAAGACAGTGAATGATTTACTAAGACCAGAACATAGATAA
- a CDS encoding tetratricopeptide repeat protein encodes MENHSLNKERIVKYTSITALISNILILLTLKIEGLSERLGWGINGYVDTIKTPLFDFEKWQTIFSIQVDSFLVFENYVGNNIIFPTEIYTLYGLALLIGFSIFLGSISGLTRIWHAVLFGIFALLIGTLHLENFQILSSIHDKAFTGVVLLIYIIVSYFFHIKNEINFTYRFLCYLIIGGIISLIVSFFGNTEYWIAESVSYSFGSLTILSLMFLVFISTAIPFGILFLTSFKNTGGSNGDSIKHFYVFYIIYSLNLVYAYLVEFHSINWDLYYLPPSILFVIATIVGLYIIKQQEDLFNIAIRESQIIYWVYLGGSIIATATYCFHLAIFDTSFTHVMDQSILILFIGFGFVSVIYISYNFYDVLKKNLPAYKVAFKPQNIDFLSTWGVGLLLSIGLFYINNFNVYRNSWVAYYNGLGDVELLQDNAYLAEERYNFSNMYNSWNFKGNYMLGSIAEQNKKYSTAFLRFDKSSKETSSSQAFIKAAQLQINDKNLLEAILILQKGLQKFPSDKEIYNNLALSFYEINEIDSALYYLDKGQKISGEESNILSSNFLGIATLSKTDITELEGHLNELTSSTKVSEAVNQLAYLNSNTVGGNKHFIPEYLNDSILNGDQVSYIYNYTINTTFRNENNDIDKYISKYLNNYDNSEYKQQLLFASALNNLNSKKFYSSWSNFDELSNKYGQTNGYYDFLLGLNAFQNNKFELAYEHLNTAFKTGQTSAIYPLALVASQLKSKEEGKKIWENVFKLNMIENPSVIKYYLDNDKIRDFTAADYVNYIVFNHKSKSVQDLFQHILKISSEENQIELLELLLQNYISNKETDKAIALVKEIETSFTINNELASLILNTTYLLDLPSLNNDDLLKVLDINSAEGKLYNDIYKNTNFLKMDDIESLFWNDAFGKFYSNKLIIEEKTEEAYQLVSDLLKVNPYSEIATANYIRVCFKLGLKDYAESSRLDAEYLLASSASNRINELYSRLKIEYQKEISTWE; translated from the coding sequence ATGGAAAACCATTCATTGAATAAGGAGAGGATAGTAAAATACACAAGTATAACTGCTTTAATATCAAATATATTAATACTCTTAACATTAAAAATAGAAGGATTATCCGAACGTCTTGGATGGGGAATTAATGGATATGTAGATACCATAAAAACTCCACTTTTTGATTTCGAAAAGTGGCAAACGATATTTTCTATACAAGTAGATTCATTTTTAGTATTCGAAAATTACGTTGGTAATAACATTATATTCCCTACAGAAATTTATACGCTTTATGGTCTTGCCTTGTTAATTGGATTTTCTATCTTTTTAGGAAGTATAAGTGGACTTACAAGAATATGGCATGCAGTTTTATTTGGAATATTTGCATTATTAATTGGAACATTACACTTAGAAAACTTTCAAATTTTATCATCAATTCATGATAAAGCATTTACTGGAGTAGTTTTATTAATCTATATAATTGTAAGCTATTTCTTCCATATAAAAAATGAAATCAATTTCACTTACAGGTTTTTGTGTTATTTAATTATTGGAGGGATTATTAGTCTTATTGTTTCATTTTTCGGTAACACAGAATATTGGATTGCTGAGAGTGTTAGTTACAGTTTTGGTAGTCTAACCATATTAAGTTTAATGTTTCTTGTATTTATTTCTACTGCAATACCTTTTGGAATACTTTTCTTAACTAGTTTCAAGAATACAGGAGGAAGCAATGGAGATAGCATAAAACATTTTTATGTTTTTTATATTATCTATTCTTTAAATTTAGTTTATGCTTATTTAGTAGAATTCCATTCTATAAATTGGGATTTATATTATCTACCTCCTTCTATACTTTTTGTAATTGCTACAATTGTTGGTTTGTATATCATAAAACAACAAGAAGATCTATTTAACATTGCAATTAGAGAATCTCAAATTATTTATTGGGTCTACCTTGGAGGAAGTATTATCGCAACTGCTACTTACTGTTTTCATCTTGCCATATTTGATACATCATTTACACATGTAATGGATCAATCTATACTTATATTATTTATAGGTTTTGGTTTTGTATCAGTAATTTATATCTCTTATAATTTTTACGATGTATTAAAAAAGAATTTACCCGCATATAAAGTTGCTTTCAAGCCTCAAAATATTGATTTTTTATCTACTTGGGGTGTTGGCTTATTATTATCAATAGGCCTCTTTTACATAAACAATTTCAACGTTTATAGAAATTCTTGGGTAGCGTACTATAATGGATTAGGAGATGTTGAACTTTTACAAGACAACGCTTATTTAGCCGAAGAAAGATATAATTTTTCTAACATGTATAATAGTTGGAATTTTAAGGGTAATTATATGCTAGGAAGTATTGCTGAACAAAATAAAAAGTACTCAACTGCATTTCTTAGATTTGATAAGTCTTCTAAAGAAACTTCTTCTTCTCAAGCTTTTATTAAAGCTGCTCAATTACAAATTAATGATAAGAATTTACTCGAAGCAATTCTTATTCTTCAGAAAGGGCTTCAAAAATTCCCAAGTGATAAAGAAATTTATAATAACCTTGCTTTGTCATTTTATGAAATAAACGAAATAGATAGTGCTCTATATTATTTAGATAAGGGACAAAAAATATCTGGTGAAGAAAGTAATATTTTATCAAGTAATTTTTTAGGTATTGCAACACTATCAAAAACAGACATTACAGAATTAGAAGGACATTTAAATGAATTAACTAGTTCTACTAAAGTAAGTGAAGCAGTAAATCAATTAGCATATTTAAATTCTAATACTGTTGGAGGAAATAAACATTTTATTCCTGAATATTTAAACGATTCAATCTTAAATGGAGACCAAGTAAGCTATATCTATAATTATACTATCAATACCACATTTAGAAATGAAAACAACGATATTGATAAATATATTTCTAAATATTTAAATAATTATGACAACTCAGAATACAAGCAACAGCTGTTATTTGCCTCCGCTCTAAATAATTTAAATTCAAAAAAATTCTATTCTAGCTGGAGTAACTTCGATGAATTATCAAATAAATATGGACAAACAAATGGATATTATGATTTCTTATTAGGTCTCAATGCATTTCAAAACAATAAGTTTGAATTAGCATATGAACATCTCAATACAGCCTTCAAAACTGGACAAACAAGTGCAATTTATCCGCTTGCTCTTGTTGCTAGTCAGTTAAAATCAAAAGAGGAAGGAAAGAAAATATGGGAAAATGTATTTAAATTAAATATGATTGAAAATCCATCTGTCATCAAATACTATTTAGATAATGATAAAATTAGAGATTTCACAGCAGCAGACTATGTAAACTATATTGTATTCAATCACAAGAGTAAGTCAGTACAGGATCTTTTTCAGCATATATTAAAAATATCCTCCGAAGAAAATCAAATTGAATTATTGGAACTTCTTTTACAAAATTATATTTCCAATAAGGAAACAGATAAAGCTATTGCATTGGTAAAAGAAATAGAAACTTCTTTTACAATAAATAATGAGCTTGCATCCTTAATATTAAACACAACCTATTTATTGGACCTGCCTTCTCTAAACAATGATGACCTTTTGAAAGTTTTAGATATAAATTCTGCTGAAGGAAAATTATATAATGATATATATAAAAATACAAATTTCTTAAAAATGGATGATATCGAATCTCTTTTTTGGAATGATGCTTTTGGTAAATTTTATAGCAATAAATTAATAATAGAAGAAAAAACAGAAGAGGCTTATCAATTAGTAAGTGATTTATTAAAAGTAAATCCTTATTCTGAAATTGCAACAGCAAATTATATCAGAGTTTGTTTTAAACTAGGGTTAAAAGATTATGCAGAATCGAGTAGATTAGATGCTGAATATTTATTAGCATCTTCTGCTTCAAATAGAATAAATGAGTTATATTCAAGATTGAAAATTGAATATCAAAAAGAAATATCAACTTGGGAATAA
- a CDS encoding ABC transporter ATP-binding protein yields the protein MSNKVITTEGISRIYQMGTEVIKALKHISISIDRGEYVAFMGPSGSGKSTLMNIIGCLDTPSEGQYWLNNQDVSDMTENELAVVRNKEIGFVFQSFNLLPRSTILDNVALPLVYAGIGKEERLERAQKSLDAVGLGTRVSHKPNELSGGQRQRVAIARALVNNPSIILADEPTGALDTKTSYEIMDIFNKLHENGNTIIMVTHEEDIANYAHRIIRLRDGLVERDEQNMDITKI from the coding sequence ATGTCAAATAAAGTGATCACTACAGAAGGTATATCAAGAATATACCAAATGGGAACAGAAGTAATAAAAGCTCTAAAACACATAAGTATCTCTATTGATAGAGGAGAATATGTTGCATTTATGGGGCCTTCTGGTTCTGGAAAATCTACACTGATGAACATAATTGGTTGTTTAGATACACCAAGTGAAGGTCAATATTGGTTAAATAACCAAGATGTAAGTGATATGACAGAAAATGAATTGGCTGTTGTTAGAAATAAAGAAATTGGATTTGTATTCCAATCTTTCAATTTGTTACCAAGATCTACAATTCTTGATAATGTAGCCTTACCACTTGTGTATGCAGGTATAGGAAAAGAAGAAAGATTAGAACGAGCTCAAAAATCTTTAGATGCTGTTGGTTTAGGGACTAGAGTTTCTCATAAACCAAATGAACTTTCTGGAGGTCAGAGACAAAGAGTTGCCATTGCAAGAGCATTAGTAAATAACCCAAGTATTATTTTAGCAGATGAACCTACAGGTGCATTAGATACTAAAACCTCTTACGAGATTATGGATATCTTTAATAAGCTACACGAAAATGGGAATACCATTATTATGGTTACTCATGAAGAAGATATTGCAAATTATGCACATAGAATTATTCGATTAAGAGACGGTCTTGTTGAACGAGATGAACAAAACATGGATATCACAAAAATTTAA
- a CDS encoding cob(I)yrinic acid a,c-diamide adenosyltransferase, producing MKVYTKTGDKGETSLFGGKRVSKTHNRIEAYGTIDELNSYIGLVRDQSVNNKRSDILKEIQDRLFTIGAELAADPDKPHLKKPDITEQDIELLEQAIDQMDRELSPLKYFILPGGHTAVSFAHLARTVCRRAERLAIGLIDEGENIDFIVIRYLNRLSDYLFVISRKMAKELGVDENYWVPRK from the coding sequence ATGAAAGTATATACAAAAACAGGCGATAAAGGAGAAACATCTCTTTTTGGAGGTAAAAGAGTATCTAAAACTCATAACCGTATTGAAGCCTATGGCACTATAGATGAACTTAATTCTTACATAGGTCTAGTACGAGATCAATCTGTAAATAATAAACGGTCTGATATTTTAAAAGAAATACAAGACCGTTTATTTACAATTGGAGCAGAACTAGCTGCCGACCCTGATAAACCTCATCTAAAAAAACCCGATATCACTGAACAAGATATTGAATTACTAGAACAGGCCATTGACCAGATGGACAGAGAACTTTCTCCTTTAAAGTATTTTATTCTTCCTGGCGGACATACTGCTGTTTCTTTTGCTCATTTAGCAAGAACAGTATGTCGAAGAGCTGAACGATTAGCAATTGGATTGATTGATGAAGGAGAAAACATTGACTTTATAGTAATTAGGTATCTAAATAGACTCTCTGATTACCTATTTGTAATCTCTAGAAAAATGGCCAAGGAATTAGGTGTTGATGAAAATTACTGGGTTCCGAGAAAATAG
- a CDS encoding glycoside hydrolase family 73 protein translates to MYFLKNSSELSVTGTNLSIGVKFPSSVYMRYKGNIYSFIINPKLAITIIVLLLFVLMTQFFSGPSEKIIYVQAPIAVNYNGQEPTLDEFIEDFGIEIENPDVIQTAVVPVKSVNHLSSYREEKLNNVSSYIDRFQIERQLIVTEFLINNKTTRVDQLEDDQLLLLNQKIGGLFQEFILDQMNAPPHVYSFFTSSVPLKKIETALMEQARYHVPASITLAQAALETGYGKRVIGNNYFGVKDKSKRTVPITTTEYYTKEEYKRNKAIVVSSKKVKKGNRVLYKCTVRDSFAEYKSPWESFRAHSLFLNKQKRYAPLFTQGRDYIAWANMIGSTKYGGVGYATSPLYGELLRKIIKRYHLDLLDY, encoded by the coding sequence ATGTATTTTCTAAAAAATTCTTCAGAGTTATCAGTAACAGGTACAAACCTTTCGATTGGAGTAAAATTTCCAAGTAGTGTATATATGAGGTACAAAGGAAATATCTACTCCTTTATTATTAATCCAAAACTAGCAATTACAATAATTGTTTTGTTGTTGTTTGTTTTAATGACTCAGTTTTTTTCAGGTCCTTCAGAAAAAATCATTTACGTTCAGGCACCAATAGCTGTAAATTACAATGGTCAAGAACCAACTTTAGATGAGTTTATTGAAGATTTTGGAATTGAGATTGAAAATCCTGATGTTATTCAAACAGCAGTTGTGCCAGTAAAATCAGTTAATCATTTATCAAGTTATAGAGAAGAAAAATTAAATAATGTTTCTTCGTATATAGATCGATTTCAAATAGAAAGACAATTGATTGTTACTGAGTTTCTAATTAATAACAAAACAACTAGAGTAGATCAGCTGGAAGACGATCAGTTATTACTTCTTAATCAAAAAATAGGAGGGTTATTTCAGGAATTTATACTAGATCAAATGAATGCGCCTCCTCATGTATATTCTTTTTTTACATCATCTGTACCATTGAAAAAAATTGAAACAGCATTAATGGAGCAGGCTAGATATCATGTGCCAGCATCAATAACACTTGCTCAAGCAGCATTAGAAACTGGATATGGTAAAAGAGTTATTGGGAATAATTATTTTGGAGTAAAAGATAAATCAAAAAGAACAGTTCCAATTACAACTACAGAGTATTATACAAAAGAAGAGTATAAAAGAAATAAAGCAATTGTTGTATCATCAAAAAAAGTAAAGAAAGGCAATAGGGTGTTATATAAATGTACAGTGAGAGATTCTTTTGCTGAATATAAATCTCCATGGGAATCTTTTAGAGCACATTCATTATTTCTAAATAAACAAAAAAGATATGCTCCTTTATTTACACAAGGTAGAGATTATATTGCTTGGGCAAATATGATTGGATCTACAAAATATGGAGGTGTTGGTTATGCTACATCACCATTGTATGGAGAGTTATTAAGGAAAATAATAAAGAGGTATCATTTAGACCTTTTAGATTACTAA
- the ahcY gene encoding adenosylhomocysteinase — MESTTVKYKVKDISLADWGRKEIELAEAEMPGLMSLREEFGASKPLKGARIAGCLHMTIQTAVLIETLVELGAEVTWSSCNIFSTQDQAAAAIAAAGVPVYAWKGLTDEEFDWCIEQTLHGFEGGKPLNMILDDGGDLTNMVFDKYPELVAGIKGLSEETTTGVLRLHDREKNGTLPIPAININDSVTKSKFDNKYGCRESLVDGIRRATDVMIAGKVAVVAGYGDVGKGSAASLSGAGARVIVTEIDPICALQAAMDGYEVKKMDDAILEADIVVTTTGNKDIVVGRHFEKVKDKAIVCNIGHFDNEIDMAWLNKNYGSSKVNIKPQVDKYTVASGNDVIILAEGRLVNLGCATGHPSFVMSNSFANQTLAQLELWTNTGAYENKVYMLPKHLDEKVARLHLAKIGVELETLSEDQANYIGVDVNGPFKVEHYRY; from the coding sequence GTGGAAAGTACAACAGTTAAGTATAAAGTTAAAGATATTTCTTTAGCGGACTGGGGGAGAAAAGAAATTGAACTTGCTGAAGCAGAAATGCCTGGTTTAATGTCTCTTAGAGAGGAATTTGGAGCTTCTAAACCTTTAAAAGGTGCTAGAATTGCAGGTTGTCTTCATATGACAATTCAAACTGCTGTTCTTATTGAAACTCTTGTAGAATTAGGTGCAGAAGTTACTTGGTCATCATGTAACATCTTCTCTACACAAGATCAAGCAGCAGCAGCAATTGCAGCAGCAGGAGTTCCTGTTTATGCATGGAAAGGTCTAACAGACGAAGAATTCGACTGGTGTATTGAGCAAACTTTACACGGTTTTGAGGGTGGAAAACCTTTAAATATGATTCTTGATGATGGTGGTGATTTAACTAACATGGTATTTGATAAATACCCAGAGTTAGTAGCTGGTATCAAAGGATTATCTGAAGAAACAACAACAGGTGTTTTAAGATTACATGATCGTGAGAAAAATGGTACTCTTCCAATTCCTGCAATTAATATTAATGATTCAGTAACTAAATCTAAATTTGACAACAAATACGGTTGTCGTGAATCTTTAGTTGACGGTATTCGTCGTGCTACAGATGTTATGATTGCAGGTAAAGTTGCAGTTGTGGCTGGTTACGGTGATGTTGGTAAAGGTTCTGCTGCTTCTTTAAGTGGTGCTGGAGCTCGTGTTATTGTTACTGAAATTGATCCAATTTGTGCTTTACAAGCTGCAATGGATGGTTATGAAGTGAAAAAGATGGATGATGCTATCTTAGAAGCAGATATTGTAGTAACTACTACAGGTAACAAAGATATTGTTGTTGGTCGTCATTTCGAAAAAGTGAAAGACAAAGCAATTGTTTGTAATATCGGTCACTTTGATAATGAAATTGATATGGCATGGTTAAATAAAAACTATGGTTCTTCAAAAGTAAATATCAAACCTCAAGTTGATAAATATACTGTAGCTTCTGGTAATGATGTAATTATCTTAGCTGAAGGTCGTTTAGTGAACTTAGGTTGTGCTACTGGTCACCCATCATTTGTTATGTCTAATTCTTTTGCTAATCAAACATTAGCTCAATTAGAACTTTGGACAAATACTGGTGCTTATGAAAATAAAGTGTATATGCTTCCTAAACATTTAGATGAGAAGGTTGCAAGACTTCATTTAGCAAAAATTGGTGTGGAATTAGAAACATTATCAGAAGATCAAGCAAATTATATTGGTGTTGATGTTAATGGTCCATTCAAGGTAGAACATTATCGTTACTAA
- a CDS encoding serine hydrolase: MSSISTKTVASDFDVDSLFSKLTLEQRIGQIIFAIPQKNDSELKALGRENKLGGVIFSQNCSKNSFTYFSNLNKLPNKVPVLIGSTSQKSINCLDPNFSLLPDNYNLSAINSNIFTFSIYQEIGKINNKLNLDIYFSNSLSIKKDKGKYGYGFGDDVINVLKNNHASIKGLHQNNILTGTTLSYDFDYKIIDDNVKNILSQLVKDNIDILKASREDFETPIFRKEFTDHLKDSLSYNGLIASGDLALGVNASLTVDNVIHALQNGHDVIALSAYYNEVIKGIVLGIKKGKVDTTLINKNVRKVLELKAKKKSYITNYTPKEDLKAIKADTYEKSVTVLNNTDSIIPLPSLNKTSYQLVSIGLKGHEDNFGNTLKMFVDYDYHRIEQPSFSTSQVNLLFESCKEKDIVIVNIVCHQESSKHRYGVSYATEQFIEQLQHKTKVIVVLHGAPDGLRYLDKSQNIIINYSTDEYAQEASAQVIAGSISGNGKLPITITPNFTVNKGEKTESVGRLGYGQPNQVGIDGNKLNYLIDSIANHAINIEATPGCQIVVAKNGKIVFEKSYGYFTYEKETPVTNQTVYDIASVTKVAATTQALMMLDYQDSINVNNSLDHYITNTDTTNKGDIKLIQFLTHTAPLKGGYYFWGHVYDREKKEYNSTYISPYKKKGFTVEVTPDLYASDTIKNAMWDWLLASPISTRRRYTKSVYRYWYSDLGYYFLQRVVEKETHTTIDKYLAKNLYEPLGTRTLGYLPLKKININRIPPTEMDINYRQCLIKGIVHDPSADLMGGVAGHAGVFSNAHDLAILMQMNLQKGTYGQHQFFDETTLNNFNRQPYTRFKNRRALGWDKPPLKGDEGNTSPLAPKSTFGHTGFTGTCAWVDPTNSIVYIFLSNRVYPTARNNKLAKENIREGIQSAIYQAMGEELPQ, from the coding sequence GTGTCTTCAATTTCGACTAAAACTGTTGCATCTGATTTTGATGTTGATAGTCTTTTTTCAAAATTAACCTTAGAGCAAAGAATTGGACAAATTATCTTTGCCATTCCTCAAAAGAATGATAGTGAGTTGAAGGCTTTAGGTAGAGAGAATAAATTGGGCGGAGTTATCTTCTCTCAAAATTGCTCCAAAAACTCATTTACATATTTTTCAAATCTAAATAAGCTACCTAATAAAGTACCAGTACTAATTGGCTCTACTTCACAAAAAAGTATCAACTGTTTAGATCCAAATTTTTCATTACTTCCAGATAATTACAATCTAAGTGCAATTAATAGTAATATTTTTACTTTCAGTATTTATCAAGAAATTGGTAAAATAAATAACAAACTAAATTTAGATATTTATTTTTCGAATAGCCTTTCAATTAAAAAAGATAAAGGTAAATATGGTTATGGATTTGGTGACGATGTCATTAATGTTTTGAAAAATAATCATGCATCTATTAAAGGACTTCATCAAAATAATATTTTAACAGGAACTACATTATCATATGATTTTGATTATAAAATTATTGATGATAATGTAAAAAATATACTTTCACAGCTTGTTAAAGATAATATTGATATACTTAAAGCTTCTAGAGAAGACTTCGAGACACCAATTTTCAGAAAAGAATTTACAGATCACCTAAAGGATTCATTAAGTTATAATGGTCTTATTGCTTCTGGTGATCTTGCTTTAGGTGTTAATGCCTCTTTAACTGTTGATAATGTAATTCATGCTTTACAAAATGGACATGATGTTATTGCTTTATCAGCTTATTATAATGAAGTAATTAAAGGTATTGTATTAGGAATTAAAAAAGGTAAGGTTGATACAACATTGATTAACAAGAATGTTAGAAAAGTTCTTGAATTAAAAGCTAAAAAGAAATCTTATATTACTAATTATACACCTAAAGAAGATCTTAAAGCAATAAAAGCAGATACCTACGAAAAGTCTGTAACAGTACTAAATAATACTGATTCAATAATCCCCTTACCCTCTTTAAACAAAACATCTTATCAATTGGTAAGTATTGGACTAAAAGGACATGAAGATAATTTTGGAAACACATTAAAAATGTTTGTAGACTATGATTACCATAGAATTGAACAACCAAGCTTTTCAACAAGTCAAGTCAATTTATTATTTGAATCATGTAAAGAAAAAGATATTGTAATCGTAAATATTGTATGCCATCAAGAATCTTCAAAACATCGGTATGGAGTTAGTTATGCAACTGAGCAATTTATTGAACAGCTTCAACATAAAACTAAAGTAATTGTTGTTCTTCATGGTGCTCCTGATGGATTGAGATATCTTGATAAAAGTCAGAATATAATTATTAATTATTCTACAGATGAATATGCTCAAGAAGCATCTGCTCAAGTAATTGCAGGAAGTATTTCTGGGAATGGAAAACTTCCTATTACTATTACACCAAATTTCACAGTAAATAAAGGAGAAAAAACAGAAAGCGTTGGTCGTTTAGGCTATGGACAACCAAACCAAGTAGGAATAGATGGTAATAAACTAAATTACCTTATTGATAGTATTGCAAATCATGCAATTAATATTGAAGCTACTCCTGGATGCCAAATTGTTGTAGCAAAAAATGGAAAGATAGTTTTTGAAAAATCATATGGCTATTTTACTTATGAAAAAGAAACTCCTGTTACTAATCAAACTGTTTATGATATTGCCTCTGTAACTAAAGTTGCTGCCACAACACAAGCACTTATGATGCTAGATTATCAAGACTCTATTAATGTAAATAATTCGCTTGATCATTATATAACAAATACAGATACAACTAATAAAGGTGATATTAAATTAATTCAGTTTCTTACACATACTGCACCATTAAAAGGAGGGTATTATTTCTGGGGACATGTTTATGATAGAGAAAAAAAAGAATATAATTCTACTTACATTAGCCCCTACAAAAAGAAAGGTTTTACGGTGGAAGTAACCCCTGATTTATATGCATCAGATACGATTAAAAATGCAATGTGGGACTGGTTACTTGCTTCTCCAATTTCTACTAGAAGACGTTATACAAAATCAGTATATAGATATTGGTATAGTGATTTAGGATATTATTTTTTACAAAGAGTTGTTGAGAAAGAAACACATACTACAATTGATAAGTATTTAGCTAAGAATTTGTATGAACCTTTAGGAACTAGAACATTAGGATATTTACCCTTAAAAAAAATCAATATTAATAGAATCCCCCCTACTGAAATGGATATTAACTATCGCCAATGTTTAATAAAAGGAATAGTTCATGATCCATCTGCTGATTTAATGGGAGGAGTTGCTGGACATGCAGGTGTATTTTCTAACGCTCATGATTTAGCTATATTAATGCAAATGAACCTTCAAAAAGGTACCTATGGGCAACACCAATTTTTTGATGAAACCACATTAAATAACTTCAATAGACAACCATATACACGATTCAAAAACCGTAGAGCTTTGGGTTGGGATAAACCTCCATTAAAAGGAGATGAAGGTAACACTTCACCTCTTGCTCCAAAATCAACTTTTGGACATACTGGTTTTACTGGTACTTGTGCATGGGTTGATCCAACAAATAGTATTGTTTATATTTTTCTTTCTAATAGAGTTTATCCTACAGCAAGAAATAATAAACTTGCTAAGGAAAACATTAGAGAAGGTATTCAATCTGCTATATACCAAGCAATGGGAGAAGAATTACCTCAATAA